A single region of the Halarsenatibacter silvermanii genome encodes:
- a CDS encoding IreB family regulatory phosphoprotein codes for MNKQKNDIGDETVKFDYDLSEEMNEAGYVLEKVYEALEDKGYNPVNQIVGYLISGDPAYITSHQSARTMIRTIDRDELLEELISSYLGED; via the coding sequence ATGAACAAGCAAAAGAACGATATAGGTGATGAAACTGTAAAGTTCGATTATGACCTGAGCGAAGAGATGAATGAGGCTGGTTATGTGCTGGAAAAAGTCTACGAAGCTCTGGAGGACAAAGGTTATAATCCCGTTAATCAAATAGTTGGTTATTTGATTTCCGGAGATCCCGCTTATATCACCAGCCATCAGAGCGCCCGGACTATGATCAGGACAATAGACAGAGATGAGCTTTTGGAGGAACTTATCAGCAGCTATCTTGGAGAGGATTGA
- a CDS encoding peptidase U32 family protein, which produces MVLPELLAPAGNLKKLKVALDYGADAVYCGGKEFGLRAGAENLSREEMHEAIDYTRQRGSSIYVTMNIIPHNMELKSMLEYLQFLEEIGVDAVIVSDPGVLYLIERENLQLPIHLSTQANTVNWASVKFWENRGIERVILARELSRGEIEYIDEMTEAELEMFVHGSMCISYSGRCLLSNYMTGRDANRGACAQPCRWKYNLVEENRPEESYPIEEDEGGTYIMNSKDLNLLNRIPELVNLGVDALKIEGRMKSVHYVAAVTSVYRTALDKFADSPEEFAIKEKWQKELNKISHRPYTSGFFEGSPGTEAQNYKNSSYIRDYRYLGLIRGYLPDTKTAIVKVKNKISVGDELEIFGPGCQVFKQNVEELYDNQGSRIEVAPHPESLVKLRVDHEVGENYIIRREKDE; this is translated from the coding sequence ATGGTACTGCCAGAATTGCTGGCACCGGCTGGAAATCTCAAAAAACTAAAAGTTGCCCTGGATTATGGAGCCGATGCTGTTTATTGTGGAGGCAAAGAATTTGGCCTGAGGGCGGGGGCTGAAAATCTCAGTCGCGAAGAAATGCATGAAGCTATAGATTATACCCGTCAGAGGGGCAGCTCGATCTATGTTACTATGAACATCATTCCTCACAATATGGAATTAAAAAGTATGCTCGAGTATTTACAATTTCTTGAGGAAATTGGAGTAGATGCAGTGATAGTTTCCGATCCGGGAGTGCTTTATCTTATCGAGCGTGAGAATCTTCAGCTCCCCATTCACCTGAGCACCCAGGCCAATACCGTTAACTGGGCGAGTGTAAAGTTCTGGGAAAATCGGGGGATTGAAAGAGTCATACTGGCCCGCGAGCTTTCCCGGGGCGAGATCGAATATATAGATGAGATGACAGAAGCTGAACTGGAAATGTTTGTTCATGGATCTATGTGCATATCTTATTCCGGGAGATGTTTGCTCAGCAATTATATGACCGGCAGAGATGCAAATCGAGGAGCCTGCGCCCAGCCCTGCCGCTGGAAGTATAATCTGGTGGAGGAGAACAGGCCGGAGGAATCTTATCCTATAGAAGAAGATGAAGGCGGCACCTATATAATGAACTCCAAAGACCTCAATCTTTTGAACAGAATTCCCGAACTGGTCAATCTGGGAGTTGATGCTTTAAAAATTGAAGGACGCATGAAAAGCGTCCATTATGTGGCTGCGGTAACTTCGGTTTACAGAACCGCTCTGGATAAATTTGCTGATTCACCGGAAGAATTCGCAATCAAAGAAAAATGGCAGAAAGAATTGAACAAAATAAGCCATCGCCCCTATACCAGCGGCTTTTTTGAGGGCAGCCCGGGAACAGAAGCTCAAAATTATAAAAACTCCAGTTATATAAGAGATTATCGATACTTAGGCCTGATCAGGGGCTATCTTCCAGACACCAAAACTGCTATTGTCAAAGTTAAGAATAAAATATCTGTCGGTGATGAACTGGAAATCTTCGGGCCTGGATGCCAGGTCTTCAAACAGAACGTGGAGGAATTGTATGATAATCAGGGCAGCCGAATAGAGGTTGCTCCCCATCCGGAGAGCCTGGTAAAACTAAGGGTGGACCATGAAGTGGGAGAAAATTATATTATCAGGAGAGAAAAAGATGAATAA
- the aroE gene encoding shikimate dehydrogenase produces MMSNNPESGCQQQRLYRPEYLTGLFGTDTEVSLSPAMHNKVYEKINLPAVYKDFSLEPPQLSRAFEAIKTLSFRGINLTYPFKIDILPMLDQIDESAEKIGAVNTVKIEDDFAAGYNTDFLAIKKLLIEWFSREKKDLSVLLVGAGGAARSVAMALNTSFFESINITIANRTLSRAETLVEDIIDSKRINSAIIPLKRDDVLDLLSEIELVIDATPLGWQDEMFPGAKGITADHKIFDLSYSSPPSKLLKLAEKKGAARENGTRMLVYQAEAAHEIWFEPTEFDLDIIPEKRFITM; encoded by the coding sequence ATGATGTCTAATAACCCAGAAAGCGGCTGCCAGCAGCAAAGATTATATCGTCCTGAATATTTGACCGGTCTTTTTGGCACAGATACAGAAGTCAGTCTATCCCCGGCTATGCATAATAAAGTTTATGAAAAGATTAATTTGCCGGCAGTTTATAAGGATTTTTCTCTGGAACCACCTCAGCTTTCCCGGGCTTTTGAGGCGATTAAGACTTTATCTTTTCGGGGAATAAATTTAACCTATCCCTTTAAGATCGATATTTTGCCCATGCTGGATCAGATCGATGAAAGTGCGGAAAAAATTGGAGCTGTAAATACAGTAAAAATTGAAGATGATTTTGCCGCTGGCTATAACACGGATTTTCTTGCCATAAAAAAGCTCTTAATTGAATGGTTTTCCCGGGAGAAAAAAGATTTGAGCGTACTGCTTGTGGGAGCCGGTGGAGCTGCCAGATCTGTGGCGATGGCTTTAAATACTTCTTTTTTTGAAAGTATCAATATAACTATAGCCAATAGGACATTAAGCAGAGCGGAAACTTTGGTGGAGGATATTATTGACAGCAAAAGGATAAACTCCGCTATAATCCCCCTGAAACGTGATGATGTACTGGATTTGCTTTCAGAAATTGAACTCGTCATTGATGCAACCCCCCTGGGCTGGCAGGATGAAATGTTTCCGGGAGCAAAAGGTATAACAGCAGATCACAAAATTTTTGATCTATCTTATTCCTCTCCTCCTTCAAAACTTCTGAAACTGGCCGAAAAAAAGGGGGCAGCAAGAGAAAATGGCACCCGAATGCTTGTATA
- a CDS encoding DUF1292 domain-containing protein, translating into MEIDEGRYWYDPDNKELVIEYEEEHKRFYFQDKFNLQGEAYCILSPAEAEEGEVEEEETALIMKIIDKGDEEVLTIIDDDEEFEEVCKNYYAEEETE; encoded by the coding sequence GTGGAAATTGATGAAGGCAGGTACTGGTATGATCCTGATAATAAAGAGCTGGTGATAGAATATGAAGAGGAACACAAAAGATTTTACTTTCAGGATAAATTCAATTTGCAAGGTGAAGCTTACTGTATTCTTTCGCCCGCCGAAGCTGAAGAAGGGGAAGTTGAGGAAGAAGAAACAGCCCTGATTATGAAAATAATTGATAAAGGAGACGAGGAAGTATTGACTATCATCGATGATGATGAAGAATTTGAAGAGGTCTGCAAGAATTATTACGCTGAGGAAGAAACTGAGTAA
- the ruvX gene encoding Holliday junction resolvase RuvX, translated as MSILGLDYGDARIGVAVSDELHLTSLPLRTIENSCLEEVLEELTDIVEKHDIEKIVVGLPLHMDGGRGERAEITEKFVDDLRENLHLPVILMDERLTSAEIEKVLLKADLSRAARKRKRDKLAASLILRKYLESID; from the coding sequence GTGAGTATTTTGGGACTTGACTATGGTGATGCGAGAATAGGGGTGGCTGTAAGCGATGAGCTCCACCTCACTTCGCTGCCTTTGAGGACAATAGAAAACAGCTGCCTGGAAGAAGTGCTCGAAGAATTGACTGATATCGTGGAGAAACATGATATCGAGAAAATTGTTGTAGGACTTCCTCTGCATATGGATGGAGGTCGGGGCGAGCGGGCTGAAATAACTGAAAAATTTGTCGATGATCTGAGGGAAAATCTACATCTTCCGGTTATACTGATGGATGAGAGGTTGACCAGCGCTGAGATCGAAAAGGTCTTATTAAAAGCAGATTTATCCCGGGCGGCAAGGAAAAGAAAAAGGGATAAGCTGGCTGCCTCTTTAATTTTGAGAAAATATCTGGAAAGCATCGATTAA
- a CDS encoding Crp/Fnr family transcriptional regulator, protein MKATEDCLKDLAVFSRLDREEIKMICENSHVKSYSQGEIIFFEKDDSKNLYLLVRGRVKLTMLSPEGKEKVLTILQEGDLFGEISLFDHNPHPVTAEVQKNARLLTLPYDRLENMIIDKPRLALKIIESLSKKTRLLTSEVRDLVFHDATERMANLLLRFGENFGRKDNGRTIIDLVLTHQEIANLLGVSRVTVTKTINKLIDQELITIEDKHIVIRDRQRLEEITNDV, encoded by the coding sequence ATGAAAGCGACTGAAGATTGCCTTAAAGATCTTGCGGTTTTTTCCAGGCTGGATCGAGAAGAGATAAAAATGATCTGTGAAAACAGCCATGTCAAAAGTTATTCGCAGGGGGAGATAATTTTTTTTGAAAAGGACGATAGCAAAAATCTATACCTGCTCGTAAGAGGACGGGTGAAATTGACCATGCTTTCTCCTGAGGGGAAGGAAAAGGTTTTGACAATTCTCCAGGAAGGAGATCTATTCGGGGAAATTTCGCTTTTTGATCATAATCCCCATCCGGTTACCGCAGAAGTTCAGAAAAATGCCCGTCTTTTAACTCTACCCTATGACAGGCTCGAAAATATGATCATAGACAAGCCGCGTCTGGCTCTTAAAATTATAGAATCGCTTTCCAAAAAAACCAGACTTCTCACCAGCGAGGTTAGAGATCTGGTATTTCATGATGCTACGGAAAGAATGGCCAATCTTTTGCTGAGGTTTGGAGAAAATTTTGGTCGGAAAGATAATGGCAGAACAATAATAGATCTGGTCCTGACTCATCAGGAAATAGCAAATCTTCTGGGCGTCAGCCGGGTTACAGTTACCAAAACTATCAACAAATTGATCGATCAGGAGCTCATCACTATTGAAGATAAACACATCGTGATCAGAGACAGGCAAAGACTTGAGGAGATAACCAATGATGTCTAA
- a CDS encoding Fur family transcriptional regulator: MNFPQDEEGAELDEFIKKLRAENYKLTPQRRDILKTLLKYSDRHFTAEKLHKKVQQINSDLGLATVYRNLELFCELGFIHRLDFDSDHKYYELLESHSHHHHMICLNCEKIIEFNDEDLEDFETRLEDEYDFFSVNHFIKFYGYCQKCHNGEAQNESD, translated from the coding sequence ATGAACTTTCCCCAGGATGAAGAAGGGGCTGAACTGGATGAGTTTATCAAAAAATTGAGAGCAGAAAATTATAAACTGACCCCCCAGCGTCGGGATATACTCAAAACGCTTTTAAAATACAGTGATCGTCATTTCACGGCTGAAAAGCTTCACAAAAAAGTTCAGCAGATTAACTCCGATCTAGGACTTGCCACTGTTTATCGCAATCTGGAATTATTCTGTGAGCTGGGATTTATTCACCGACTGGATTTTGACAGCGATCATAAATATTATGAACTGCTGGAATCTCACAGTCATCATCATCACATGATCTGTTTAAATTGTGAAAAGATAATAGAATTTAATGATGAAGATCTGGAAGATTTTGAAACCAGACTGGAAGATGAATATGATTTCTTTTCAGTGAATCATTTTATAAAGTTTTATGGTTACTGCCAAAAATGTCATAATGGGGAGGCCCAAAATGAAAGCGACTGA
- the mltG gene encoding endolytic transglycosylase MltG, with protein MKKAGIIFLILLMTASLYLWFDHHRRPAEEWQEKSAEERRVEVSAGSSLEEIADKLFDEGVIRSRHLFKIYARLHEMDRNMQAGLYKFSRNQKVDEIVEKIGQGRVYTERLAVPEGSTVEEIASRAASNLKLTEDEFLQEARRSADGRNYLPDSDSLQYRIEGFLYPTTYLVPYDIDPGDLIDTMLDRFEEKWLDEIESFIYERDDFKESWMDFQENWTIREVVVLASLIEKEAVLPEEKPVIAGVILNRLKDNMRLQIDATVQYALTERKERLLYSDLEVDSPYNTYLYPGLPPGPIASPGDEAIKAAIEPDKNDYLFFFARGDGSHEFTKSYQEHLQRQRKLLD; from the coding sequence ATGAAAAAAGCCGGTATAATTTTTTTAATTTTACTTATGACGGCTTCTCTGTATTTATGGTTTGATCATCACCGCCGACCTGCAGAAGAATGGCAGGAAAAATCTGCTGAGGAGAGAAGGGTTGAAGTCTCTGCTGGGTCTTCTCTTGAGGAGATTGCCGATAAATTATTCGATGAAGGCGTTATAAGATCCCGTCATCTTTTCAAAATTTACGCCCGCCTGCATGAAATGGATCGAAATATGCAGGCCGGTTTATATAAATTTTCCCGAAACCAGAAAGTCGACGAGATTGTTGAAAAAATAGGTCAGGGCCGGGTCTACACAGAGCGGCTGGCTGTGCCGGAAGGCAGCACCGTGGAGGAAATAGCCAGCCGGGCAGCTTCCAATTTAAAATTGACTGAAGATGAATTTTTGCAGGAGGCCCGGAGATCAGCAGACGGCAGAAATTATCTGCCGGATTCTGATAGTCTCCAGTACAGAATCGAGGGCTTTCTTTATCCCACGACTTACCTGGTCCCCTATGATATCGATCCCGGCGATTTAATCGATACGATGCTGGACAGATTCGAGGAAAAGTGGCTGGATGAAATTGAGAGTTTTATCTATGAACGCGATGATTTTAAGGAGTCCTGGATGGATTTTCAGGAAAACTGGACAATTCGGGAAGTTGTGGTTCTGGCCTCTCTGATTGAGAAAGAAGCTGTTCTGCCGGAAGAAAAACCAGTAATAGCCGGTGTCATTCTCAACAGGTTAAAAGATAATATGCGCCTGCAGATAGATGCCACAGTGCAGTATGCCCTCACGGAGAGAAAAGAGCGCCTGCTGTACAGCGATTTAGAGGTGGATTCGCCCTATAATACCTATCTCTATCCCGGACTGCCGCCCGGTCCTATTGCCAGTCCCGGAGATGAAGCTATCAAGGCTGCCATCGAACCGGATAAAAATGACTATCTTTTCTTTTTTGCCAGGGGAGATGGAAGCCATGAATTTACCAAATCCTATCAGGAACATCTGCAAAGACAGAGAAAGCTTTTGGATTGA
- a CDS encoding AbrB/MazE/SpoVT family DNA-binding domain-containing protein, giving the protein MMKATGIVRKVDELGRMVIPIELRNTMDIKEKDPIEIYVEDDSIILKKYEPDCTFCGSTENTVEVKERIICEDCLEDLSQENQED; this is encoded by the coding sequence ATGATGAAAGCAACTGGAATAGTCAGAAAAGTTGATGAACTGGGCAGAATGGTGATTCCAATAGAGTTAAGAAATACCATGGACATCAAAGAAAAGGATCCTATCGAAATTTATGTAGAAGATGACAGCATTATATTAAAAAAATACGAGCCCGACTGCACGTTTTGCGGCAGCACGGAAAACACTGTAGAAGTAAAAGAAAGAATTATATGTGAAGATTGCCTGGAAGATCTCAGTCAGGAAAATCAGGAGGATTAG
- a CDS encoding DUF4911 domain-containing protein → MNKEEDFIPPDDTYRIIARVPQEELVFVDMIFKSYEGIAMMTLDEGEEGIIKLDVTPGTHKIAREILQDLQSRFPVEIKKDELELE, encoded by the coding sequence ATGAATAAAGAGGAAGATTTCATCCCGCCGGATGATACCTATCGCATAATCGCCAGAGTTCCTCAGGAAGAGCTTGTTTTTGTGGATATGATATTCAAATCTTATGAAGGTATTGCCATGATGACCCTTGATGAAGGTGAGGAAGGCATCATAAAGCTTGATGTAACCCCTGGAACTCATAAAATTGCCAGAGAAATTTTGCAGGACCTGCAGTCCAGATTTCCAGTAGAAATAAAAAAAGATGAACTGGAGCTGGAATAA
- the alaS gene encoding alanine--tRNA ligase, with amino-acid sequence MKADDLRQSFIEFFESKGHLARKSAPLVPKNDPSLLWINAGMTPLKPYFSGSEDPPRERMVTSQKCIRTNDIENVGKTARHQTFFEMLGNFSFGNYFKQKAIEWSWEYVTEVLQFPEEDLIITIFHEDDQSFDIWHDDIGVPPEKIIRRGMDENFWQIGTGPCGPCSEIHLDRGKEYGLEPVDELSDEVLEREGDRFLELWNLVFTQYDYTEAGEYVELPQKNIDTGMGLERTASVLQGVDSNFEIDIMFPIIREVEKQTGCSYDEKEEIKTALRVISDHIRGVTMAVFDGVIPSNEGRGYVLRRLLRRASRYGRDLGYSEPFLYTLVEEVIDVMSGGYPEIGQRKDFIEEVVKSEERSFLRTLEDGLDILEDQIEEMESENRPTMSGKRAFELYDTYGFPLDITRDILSEKGLEVDEKGFEEAMKEQRQRARQARTEGGFAGGEVEIYEEILENMENKPEFVGYEKLEQKAEIIALIQDGEEVENLSAGEEGEVILDVTPFYAESGGQVGDKGSIFDDDLEVEVNDVRDFLGLPVHQVKVKEGELTADIEVKLEVDSTLRRATARNHTATHLLHQALMEVLGDHVTQSGSLVAPDRLRFDFTHFGSLEEEEIAEIEDRVNAEILRNREVESRITSVKEAKEGGAQALFEEEYGEEVRVIEIDDFSLELCGGTHVQATGEIGLFKIIDESSIAAGIRRIEATTGTNSLNYLRRQQNRIDELAGELNSDENSLLDAVKYLKEEQEELEQKVESLQDRLASQKAEELLNRKEKVDGVDIIMENLQRTDRETLRILSDELIEHLDNGFILLASTGEESVFLIARAGSQLVESGFDAGDMIGEIAAEVGGGGGGRPDMAQAGGSNPENIDRAFAAARRLVEENL; translated from the coding sequence ATGAAGGCAGATGATCTCAGACAGTCTTTTATAGAGTTCTTTGAAAGCAAGGGTCATTTGGCCCGCAAAAGTGCACCGCTCGTCCCCAAAAATGATCCATCCCTGCTCTGGATAAATGCAGGTATGACGCCGTTAAAGCCTTATTTTAGCGGGAGCGAGGACCCTCCCCGGGAGAGAATGGTGACTTCTCAGAAATGCATCAGAACCAACGATATTGAAAATGTGGGAAAAACAGCCCGTCACCAAACTTTCTTTGAAATGCTCGGAAACTTCTCCTTCGGCAATTATTTTAAGCAAAAAGCTATAGAATGGTCCTGGGAATACGTTACTGAAGTTCTCCAGTTTCCTGAAGAAGACCTGATCATAACTATTTTTCACGAAGACGACCAGTCATTCGATATCTGGCATGATGATATAGGCGTTCCTCCTGAAAAAATTATCAGGAGGGGAATGGATGAAAACTTCTGGCAGATAGGCACCGGTCCCTGCGGCCCCTGCTCGGAAATACATCTGGATAGGGGTAAAGAATACGGTCTAGAGCCTGTTGACGAACTCAGCGATGAGGTGCTGGAAAGAGAAGGGGATCGTTTTCTGGAACTGTGGAATCTGGTTTTCACTCAGTATGATTATACCGAGGCAGGTGAGTACGTCGAACTTCCTCAAAAAAATATAGATACCGGCATGGGACTTGAAAGGACCGCCTCCGTGCTGCAGGGGGTCGATTCCAATTTCGAAATTGATATCATGTTTCCAATAATCCGGGAAGTGGAAAAACAGACCGGCTGCAGTTATGATGAAAAAGAGGAGATCAAGACTGCACTCCGTGTGATCTCCGATCATATACGCGGCGTCACCATGGCAGTTTTTGACGGTGTAATTCCTTCCAATGAGGGCAGAGGTTATGTGCTGCGCAGACTTCTGAGAAGAGCCTCTCGATATGGCAGAGATCTTGGTTATTCTGAACCTTTTCTTTACACGCTGGTAGAGGAAGTAATTGACGTTATGTCGGGCGGTTATCCGGAGATCGGTCAGAGAAAGGATTTCATAGAAGAGGTTGTAAAATCAGAAGAAAGAAGCTTTCTGCGAACTCTGGAAGATGGTCTGGATATACTGGAAGATCAAATCGAAGAGATGGAATCTGAAAATCGACCCACCATGAGCGGAAAAAGAGCTTTTGAACTTTATGATACCTATGGCTTTCCTCTGGACATCACCCGTGATATACTGAGCGAAAAAGGTCTTGAGGTTGATGAAAAAGGTTTTGAGGAGGCCATGAAAGAACAGCGCCAGAGAGCCAGACAGGCCCGCACGGAAGGCGGTTTTGCCGGCGGCGAAGTAGAAATTTACGAAGAAATACTGGAAAATATGGAGAATAAGCCTGAATTTGTCGGCTATGAAAAACTGGAACAGAAGGCTGAAATTATAGCTTTGATCCAGGATGGCGAAGAGGTGGAAAATTTGTCGGCTGGAGAAGAGGGGGAAGTTATTCTTGATGTGACGCCCTTTTATGCTGAATCCGGTGGTCAGGTAGGAGATAAGGGATCGATATTCGATGATGATCTGGAAGTTGAAGTCAATGATGTCAGGGATTTTCTGGGGCTGCCGGTTCATCAGGTAAAAGTCAAAGAGGGGGAGCTTACAGCCGATATAGAAGTAAAGCTGGAAGTTGATTCGACTCTGAGACGGGCGACGGCCAGAAATCATACTGCCACGCACCTGCTGCATCAGGCACTCATGGAAGTTCTGGGCGATCACGTCACACAGTCCGGCTCGCTGGTTGCTCCCGATAGATTGAGATTTGACTTCACCCATTTTGGCAGCCTGGAGGAGGAAGAAATCGCAGAGATTGAAGATCGTGTCAATGCTGAAATATTGAGAAACAGAGAAGTTGAATCCCGCATTACCTCGGTTAAAGAAGCCAAAGAAGGAGGAGCGCAGGCGCTTTTTGAAGAAGAGTATGGTGAAGAGGTGAGGGTTATTGAGATCGATGATTTCAGTCTGGAACTCTGCGGGGGAACCCATGTTCAGGCCACGGGAGAAATTGGTCTTTTTAAAATTATTGACGAGAGCAGCATAGCAGCTGGAATTCGCAGAATTGAAGCGACTACCGGCACAAATTCACTCAATTATCTGCGCCGGCAGCAGAACAGAATTGATGAACTGGCCGGGGAGTTAAATTCTGATGAAAATTCATTGTTAGATGCCGTCAAATATCTAAAAGAAGAGCAAGAAGAGCTGGAACAGAAGGTCGAATCGCTTCAGGATAGGCTGGCCTCTCAAAAAGCCGAAGAACTGTTAAATAGAAAAGAAAAGGTTGACGGCGTGGATATAATCATGGAAAATCTTCAGAGGACTGACAGAGAAACTTTGAGAATTCTTAGCGATGAGTTGATAGAACATCTGGATAATGGTTTTATTCTTCTGGCCAGCACAGGGGAGGAAAGTGTTTTTTTGATAGCTCGTGCAGGTTCACAACTGGTTGAATCAGGATTTGATGCTGGAGATATGATCGGTGAAATCGCCGCTGAAGTCGGAGGCGGTGGAGGCGGAAGGCCGGATATGGCACAGGCCGGCGGCAGCAATCCTGAAAATATTGATAGAGCTTTTGCTGCCGCCCGCAGACTTGTCGAGGAGAATTTATAA
- a CDS encoding cell wall hydrolase has protein sequence MNGSEIWKIGMIVMFLALTMLISADEEVLGSYNLRPGERELAPGDEGADLALLQRELADRGYYDGSIDGLYGLRTEEAVKRFQDNYNLVTDGRLDITIQKSLSSNKLASKYSVSRSELMTLARIIHGEARGEDFRGMVAVGAVIVNRVEDHRFPDNIQDVISEDGQFSSLMDGQADLNPNQESIDAARAALTGYDPSRQSYFFYNPEVATNLAWISQRPIVQRIGGHVFAR, from the coding sequence ATGAACGGCAGTGAAATATGGAAAATAGGCATGATAGTTATGTTTTTGGCCCTGACAATGTTGATTAGCGCTGATGAAGAAGTTCTGGGAAGTTACAACCTTCGCCCTGGAGAAAGAGAACTCGCTCCCGGTGATGAAGGGGCGGACCTGGCTCTGCTCCAGCGAGAGCTGGCTGATAGGGGCTATTATGATGGTTCTATAGATGGGCTTTACGGGCTCAGAACTGAAGAGGCTGTTAAACGATTTCAGGATAATTATAATCTGGTTACGGATGGCAGACTGGACATAACCATTCAAAAAAGCCTGAGCAGTAACAAACTCGCCAGCAAATACAGTGTGTCCCGGAGCGAGCTTATGACCCTGGCCAGAATTATACACGGAGAAGCCCGGGGAGAAGACTTCAGAGGTATGGTAGCCGTCGGGGCGGTGATTGTAAATCGTGTGGAAGATCATAGGTTTCCCGATAATATTCAGGATGTCATCAGTGAGGATGGCCAATTCAGCTCTTTGATGGACGGACAGGCCGATCTTAACCCGAACCAGGAATCCATAGATGCGGCCCGAGCTGCTCTGACGGGATATGATCCCAGCAGACAGTCATATTTCTTTTACAATCCTGAGGTGGCCACCAATCTGGCCTGGATATCCCAAAGACCGATAGTTCAAAGAATAGGTGGTCACGTATTCGCTCGATAG
- a CDS encoding YqeG family HAD IIIA-type phosphatase, protein MLELLKPDDRFEHISDIDLDYFSDRNLFGMVIDIDNTVMPYSCQDIPGRIKTWINKADEMGYKISFVSNTATERTEYLAEEFGFPVYGMSLKPLRKNLLRVQNEFDIPKKNMVIIGDQIFTDILGGNLAGFYTILVEPLTERDFIVTKGLRWLESFIR, encoded by the coding sequence ATGTTAGAATTGTTAAAGCCAGATGACAGATTTGAACACATTTCCGATATAGACCTTGATTATTTCAGCGACCGGAATCTTTTTGGTATGGTAATTGATATTGACAACACAGTTATGCCGTACTCCTGTCAGGATATTCCAGGCAGAATTAAGACATGGATCAATAAAGCGGATGAAATGGGGTATAAAATTTCTTTCGTTTCGAATACGGCAACAGAACGCACAGAATATTTAGCCGAAGAATTTGGATTCCCTGTATACGGTATGTCTTTAAAACCTTTAAGAAAAAACCTATTAAGAGTACAGAATGAATTTGATATCCCCAAAAAAAATATGGTGATTATCGGGGATCAAATATTCACTGATATTCTGGGTGGTAATCTGGCCGGCTTTTATACGATTCTGGTCGAACCGCTGACCGAGCGCGATTTTATTGTCACTAAAGGTCTGCGCTGGCTGGAGAGTTTTATTCGATAA